From Domibacillus sp. DTU_2020_1001157_1_SI_ALB_TIR_016, a single genomic window includes:
- a CDS encoding sugar ABC transporter ATP-binding protein, translated as MLQRPDEIIRFEGVSKIFPGVKALDNVNFSVKRGEIHALLGENGAGKSTLLNILHGVYSEYDGTVKIKDKKVSFKNPNDAIQFGISKVHQEVSLIPNLTVGQNIVLGYEPTKSMFVNFKEVHKKANELLKKLNCRFKSEDLASQLSTGEMQMVAIAKALYHKAEIISFDEPTASLTKNEVAALFEILNELKKEGITILYVSHHLDEVFEVCDRATILRDGGFIKTVEMSKVSQNELIRNMVGRDVSAFAVRSKKHKFTEDIVLEVSNLSRSGIFENISFNLRKGEILGFAGLVGAKRTDVVRALFGADKKTSGTVKVKGKIAEIKTPQQGLQAGIGLIPENRKTQGFTKYFSNADNIGLASLGKFSKLGFINHKNKRKNCHHYINEINLNPKDPSYMTANLSGGNQQKVVISKWLSADIDILILDEPTKGVDVGAKAEIYRILEDLIDKGKSIIIVSSELPEVIGMCDRVIVMKEGKQVVELNKEELNEENILQYAMGVNTDVYIERV; from the coding sequence GTGTTACAACGACCTGATGAAATTATTCGTTTTGAAGGAGTATCAAAAATCTTTCCAGGCGTTAAAGCGTTAGACAATGTAAACTTCTCTGTTAAAAGGGGAGAAATCCATGCGCTCTTGGGGGAAAATGGGGCGGGGAAATCCACTTTATTAAATATTCTTCATGGAGTGTATTCAGAATATGATGGGACCGTAAAAATTAAAGATAAGAAGGTCTCTTTTAAAAATCCTAATGATGCTATCCAATTTGGTATTTCTAAAGTCCATCAGGAAGTAAGTTTAATTCCAAATTTGACAGTGGGTCAAAATATTGTATTAGGCTATGAACCAACAAAATCGATGTTTGTAAATTTTAAAGAAGTTCATAAGAAAGCAAATGAATTATTAAAGAAATTAAACTGCCGGTTTAAAAGTGAAGATCTTGCTTCTCAATTAAGTACGGGCGAAATGCAAATGGTGGCCATCGCAAAAGCGTTATATCATAAAGCGGAAATCATATCATTTGATGAGCCTACTGCTTCTTTGACAAAAAATGAGGTTGCTGCTTTATTTGAAATTTTAAACGAATTAAAAAAAGAAGGAATCACCATTCTTTATGTAAGCCATCACTTAGATGAAGTTTTTGAGGTTTGTGATAGAGCAACAATCCTAAGGGATGGAGGATTTATTAAAACCGTTGAAATGTCTAAGGTGTCGCAAAATGAATTAATACGAAACATGGTAGGAAGAGATGTATCTGCATTTGCTGTCCGTTCTAAGAAACATAAATTCACCGAAGACATTGTTTTAGAAGTCAGCAATTTATCCCGCAGCGGAATCTTTGAGAATATCTCTTTTAACTTAAGAAAAGGAGAAATTTTAGGGTTTGCTGGATTAGTTGGGGCAAAAAGAACAGACGTGGTTAGAGCATTGTTTGGTGCGGATAAAAAGACTAGCGGAACTGTCAAAGTAAAAGGAAAAATAGCAGAAATCAAAACACCGCAGCAAGGCTTACAGGCAGGGATTGGCTTAATACCAGAGAACAGAAAAACGCAGGGATTCACCAAGTATTTCAGCAATGCTGACAATATTGGTTTAGCCAGCTTAGGTAAATTCAGCAAGTTGGGTTTTATTAACCACAAAAATAAGAGAAAGAATTGTCATCATTATATAAATGAAATTAATTTAAATCCAAAAGATCCATCATACATGACAGCAAATTTAAGCGGCGGCAATCAACAGAAAGTAGTCATTTCAAAATGGCTCTCAGCAGATATTGATATTTTAATTTTGGACGAGCCAACTAAGGGAGTAGATGTGGGCGCGAAAGCGGAGATTTACCGCATCCTAGAGGACCTGATCGATAAAGGGAAGTCTATCATTATCGTTTCATCGGAGTTACCAGAAGTCATTGGGATGTGTGACCGGGTGATTGTAATGAAAGAAGGTAAGCAAGTGGTTGAACTTAACAAAGAAGAACTAAATGAGGAAAACATTCTTCAATATGCAATGGGGGTAAATACAGATGTTTATATCGAAAGGGTTTAG
- a CDS encoding substrate-binding domain-containing protein produces MKNTSKKYATAFAACLMSFSLVGCSAQSTGQGGSTSSKEEDGFNPDSADGKTIEEVRNDLGPVPKLDEEVKLGAVSKAFENEYWRTLKEGMELGAKKFTENGYDVSIDVKAAQGEGDEQGQLAIVQDMVNKKYTGLLLSPISDSNLVPGVEDALNEDIPVINVNDGIIKEAPNFVGPRAVENGELLAEWVSGKLNGEGKVAIVVGMPKAFAAKQRTLGFENWMKENAPGVEVVEKQNADWDRLKAKDLTETWIKKHPDLKAIFANNDTMALGVQEAVNASGKDILVVGVDGIQEAYDSIRKGELDATVDSFPLYKGQIAVEATLRKLAGQEVPRVIWTPQALIDSTNVDTPAEEIIKWSEPEIK; encoded by the coding sequence ATGAAAAACACTTCAAAAAAATATGCTACTGCATTTGCTGCATGTCTTATGAGTTTTAGTCTTGTCGGGTGTTCGGCACAGTCTACAGGCCAAGGGGGAAGCACAAGTTCAAAAGAAGAAGACGGATTTAACCCGGATTCTGCTGATGGAAAAACAATCGAAGAAGTAAGAAATGATCTGGGTCCAGTACCAAAACTAGACGAAGAAGTTAAGTTAGGTGCGGTATCCAAAGCTTTTGAAAATGAGTATTGGCGGACATTAAAAGAAGGTATGGAACTCGGTGCCAAGAAATTCACAGAGAACGGTTATGACGTCTCAATTGATGTAAAAGCTGCTCAAGGTGAGGGTGATGAGCAAGGTCAGCTGGCAATTGTACAGGATATGGTCAATAAAAAATATACAGGATTACTTTTATCTCCAATCTCTGACAGCAATCTTGTTCCAGGTGTGGAAGATGCACTGAATGAAGATATTCCAGTTATTAACGTTAATGATGGGATCATAAAAGAAGCTCCAAACTTTGTAGGGCCTAGAGCGGTTGAAAATGGTGAATTGTTAGCCGAGTGGGTTTCAGGCAAATTAAATGGGGAAGGTAAAGTAGCCATTGTAGTAGGGATGCCTAAAGCATTTGCAGCTAAACAACGTACATTAGGATTTGAAAATTGGATGAAAGAAAATGCTCCCGGTGTAGAGGTGGTTGAAAAACAAAATGCGGATTGGGATCGGCTGAAAGCCAAAGACTTAACTGAAACATGGATTAAGAAACATCCGGATTTAAAAGCGATTTTCGCAAATAACGATACAATGGCACTTGGTGTACAGGAGGCAGTAAATGCATCCGGTAAAGATATATTGGTTGTTGGTGTTGACGGAATCCAAGAAGCATATGATTCTATCCGCAAGGGTGAATTAGACGCAACAGTTGATTCCTTCCCACTCTATAAGGGTCAAATTGCAGTGGAGGCAACTCTGCGGAAATTAGCCGGACAGGAAGTACCTCGTGTCATTTGGACTCCTCAGGCGTTAATCGATTCAACAAATGTTGATACTCCAGCGGAAGAAATTATCAAATGGAGCGAGCCAGAGATTAAGTAA
- a CDS encoding sugar phosphate isomerase/epimerase family protein, translated as MKLATRLNSLLPAVDNNVINALEELSKIEGITSVDLNYPEHFENHSVEEIAETLKRVGLEVNGLALRFRSDFKNGELGNIDGNISEEAFELCCQATKICRELGGKTITVWLGYDGFDYAFQTDYLKAWHQVKNYFIKIADFAPDLKISIEYKPFQPRSYSLIDSVGLSLLMVNEIDRDNVGVTLDYCHMLMKHENPAFGLNLVADKGKLYGIHINDGYGLNDDGLMVGSASFLQTLEFIYYAKKFNYNEAIYFDTFPVRENPIEECKQNVRMIKKLDELVDAIGLERIEEIVQKNDAVSATDILFECLK; from the coding sequence ATGAAACTTGCTACGAGACTTAACTCATTATTACCAGCAGTAGACAACAATGTAATTAATGCATTAGAAGAATTATCTAAAATTGAAGGAATTACGAGTGTAGATTTAAATTATCCTGAACATTTTGAAAACCACTCGGTTGAGGAAATAGCAGAAACTTTGAAAAGGGTCGGCCTAGAAGTAAATGGGTTAGCGCTCCGTTTTCGAAGCGATTTTAAGAACGGTGAACTAGGAAACATTGATGGAAATATTTCAGAGGAAGCGTTTGAATTATGCTGCCAGGCAACAAAGATTTGCCGAGAACTAGGCGGAAAAACTATCACGGTCTGGCTAGGGTATGATGGATTTGATTATGCATTCCAGACGGATTATTTAAAAGCATGGCACCAAGTGAAAAACTATTTTATCAAAATTGCAGACTTTGCTCCGGATTTAAAAATCAGTATTGAATATAAGCCATTTCAGCCAAGATCATACTCTTTAATTGATAGTGTTGGTTTGTCATTACTAATGGTGAATGAAATCGATCGAGACAATGTAGGGGTGACCCTTGATTATTGCCACATGTTAATGAAACATGAAAATCCCGCATTTGGTTTAAACTTGGTTGCCGATAAAGGAAAGCTTTACGGGATACACATTAATGACGGATATGGACTTAACGATGATGGTTTAATGGTTGGCTCCGCTTCATTCTTGCAGACGTTAGAATTTATTTATTACGCTAAAAAGTTTAACTATAATGAAGCAATTTACTTTGATACTTTCCCTGTCCGGGAAAATCCAATTGAAGAATGTAAACAAAATGTACGGATGATTAAAAAACTGGATGAATTGGTAGATGCGATTGGCTTAGAAAGAATAGAAGAAATTGTTCAAAAGAATGATGCCGTGAGTGCCACTGATATTCTATTCGAATGTTTAAAATAA
- a CDS encoding IS3 family transposase — MSHLMRSVPSLVARAFSSIQGDLRDIQLFYTDRGSEFKNQLIDKMLAAFQVGRSLSMKGCPYDNAMAEATFKIIKIEFISQMKFDSLEHLTLEFSDYVNWFNKLRIHRTLGYVSSIEYKRSSLKEVV; from the coding sequence TTGTCTCACCTTATGAGGTCAGTTCCGTCCCTTGTCGCACGGGCTTTTTCTTCCATTCAAGGTGATCTGCGGGACATCCAGCTGTTTTATACCGACCGTGGGAGCGAGTTTAAAAACCAGCTCATTGATAAGATGTTAGCAGCCTTCCAGGTTGGCCGCTCTTTAAGCATGAAAGGCTGTCCATATGATAATGCCATGGCGGAAGCCACGTTTAAAATCATCAAAATAGAGTTTATCAGCCAAATGAAATTTGATAGCCTCGAGCATCTTACGCTTGAATTCAGTGATTATGTTAACTGGTTTAATAAGCTGCGAATTCATAGAACACTAGGCTACGTAAGCTCAATTGAATATAAACGATCTTCCCTTAAAGAAGTTGTCTGA
- a CDS encoding PIG-L family deacetylase translates to MIDKLMFVAHPDDESIFGGAALLREQGWKVICLTNGKDSIRSKEFHQTMKQVGASYEIWDYPDIYGGSFDVQLVGKDLRKVISKYRSSRIVTHNLCGEYGHTQHKSLSKILHDQGHDNLYVFDTSNEVIPFRLLQKKLNLLSIYRSQMHVIKKLMPYILYEKIVRYDKSTCFTEDKHV, encoded by the coding sequence TTGATTGATAAACTCATGTTTGTCGCCCATCCCGATGATGAATCGATTTTCGGGGGAGCGGCTTTATTAAGAGAACAAGGTTGGAAGGTCATATGCCTAACCAATGGCAAAGACAGTATCCGTTCAAAAGAATTTCATCAGACAATGAAACAGGTTGGAGCTTCATATGAAATATGGGACTATCCTGATATATATGGCGGTAGCTTTGATGTGCAGCTAGTCGGAAAGGATTTAAGGAAGGTCATTAGCAAGTATAGATCTAGTCGCATCGTTACACATAATCTTTGTGGGGAGTATGGACATACCCAACACAAATCACTCTCAAAAATTTTACATGATCAAGGACATGATAATCTCTATGTCTTTGATACCTCAAACGAAGTCATTCCCTTCCGCCTGCTTCAGAAAAAATTAAATCTTCTCTCTATCTATAGAAGTCAGATGCACGTGATTAAAAAGTTAATGCCATATATTTTATATGAGAAAATCGTGCGGTATGATAAGTCAACTTGTTTTACGGAAGATAAACATGTATGA